One window of Streptomyces sp. NBC_00273 genomic DNA carries:
- a CDS encoding transglycosylase domain-containing protein, protein MSDQSPPPGWTPRDPDTPPEVPQPRAEPPTPQQAQQARQAQQPPHQGGGPGKKARRRRTGWRRFLPTWRMVLGGILFIALLIGGALVAGYLLVDIPPANAAATAQSNVYLYSDGSQIARDGEVNRVNVPLSQIPRTVQEAVLAAEDRDFYSERAVDPKAMLRAAWNTATGKGTQSGSTITQQYVKNYYLGQEQTIKRKVKEFFIAIKLGREKSKNYILEGYLNTSYFGRNAYGIQAAAQAYYGKDVGKLTTAEGAYLATLLNSPSAFDVVSHPQSRPRALARWNYVLDGMVKKGWLTPAERAATQFPEPGKVRAAAGLSGQRGYLVEAIKDYIVDNEILDDKTLAEGGYRITTTLDKRRQSALVGAVNDQMVSKLEPDKRKADRLVRAGGVSIDPATGKVLAMYGGIDYTKQYVNNATRHDYQVASTFKPFVFAAAVENDSRTQDGRRITPNTIYNGDNKRPVVGGRIRFAPENEGQVSYGNISVNTATDLSVNAVYAQMAVDVGTAKVKKTAIDLGIPENTPNFVPGPAMALGTLQASVLDMTQAYATLADHGRRTPYTFLERITKGGATIGLPQRAPTQAISREAADTTTSMLVSVVDNGTGTAALAAGHPAAGKTGTGELDRSAWFAAYTPDLVTVISMMGQDPDTGTLESLYGALGEARIGGGGYPARIWAAYTKTALEGTDPVDFDLELQPGAAPPPPPPSPESNPPQETPGEPSPSAPERPTRPSPSNPTGGRNQGGQNNGGQNQGGQDNGGPANGGQDNGGQDNGGTTQGGGDQGGTTQGTQGSTQGSAQGSDGGPAEGLRPPSAFLE, encoded by the coding sequence ATGAGCGACCAGTCACCACCCCCGGGCTGGACCCCTCGTGACCCCGACACCCCGCCCGAGGTACCGCAGCCGCGGGCAGAACCGCCGACCCCGCAGCAGGCGCAGCAGGCACGGCAGGCACAGCAGCCTCCGCACCAGGGCGGCGGACCGGGGAAGAAGGCCCGGCGCAGGAGAACCGGCTGGCGCCGCTTCCTGCCCACCTGGCGCATGGTCCTCGGCGGCATCCTGTTCATCGCCCTGTTGATCGGCGGCGCCCTCGTGGCCGGCTACCTGCTGGTCGACATCCCGCCGGCCAACGCCGCCGCCACGGCGCAGTCCAACGTCTACCTCTACTCCGACGGCTCCCAGATCGCCCGCGACGGCGAGGTCAACCGCGTCAACGTGCCGCTGTCGCAGATCCCCCGGACCGTGCAGGAGGCCGTACTGGCCGCCGAGGACCGGGACTTCTACTCCGAACGGGCGGTCGACCCCAAGGCGATGCTCCGCGCCGCCTGGAACACCGCGACCGGCAAGGGCACCCAGTCCGGTTCGACCATCACCCAGCAGTACGTCAAGAACTACTACTTGGGCCAGGAACAGACGATCAAACGAAAGGTCAAAGAGTTCTTCATTGCGATCAAACTCGGTCGCGAGAAGTCGAAGAACTACATCCTCGAGGGCTACCTGAACACCAGCTACTTCGGCCGCAACGCCTACGGCATCCAGGCCGCCGCCCAGGCCTACTACGGCAAGGACGTGGGCAAACTCACCACCGCCGAGGGCGCCTACCTCGCCACCCTCCTCAACTCCCCCAGCGCCTTCGACGTCGTCTCCCACCCCCAGAGCCGCCCCCGCGCCCTCGCCCGCTGGAACTACGTACTCGACGGCATGGTCAAGAAGGGATGGCTGACCCCCGCCGAACGCGCGGCGACGCAGTTCCCCGAACCGGGCAAGGTCCGCGCGGCCGCCGGGCTCTCCGGCCAGCGCGGCTACCTCGTCGAAGCGATCAAGGACTACATCGTCGACAACGAGATCCTCGACGACAAGACCCTCGCCGAAGGCGGCTACCGCATCACCACCACCCTCGACAAACGCCGCCAGAGCGCCCTCGTCGGCGCCGTCAACGACCAGATGGTCAGCAAGCTCGAACCCGACAAGCGCAAGGCCGACCGGCTGGTCCGGGCCGGCGGGGTCTCCATCGACCCGGCCACCGGCAAGGTCCTCGCCATGTACGGCGGCATCGACTACACCAAGCAGTACGTGAACAACGCGACCCGCCACGACTACCAGGTCGCCTCCACCTTCAAGCCCTTCGTCTTCGCCGCCGCCGTCGAGAACGACTCCCGCACCCAGGACGGCCGCCGGATCACCCCGAACACGATCTACAACGGCGACAACAAACGCCCGGTCGTCGGCGGCCGCATCCGCTTCGCCCCCGAGAACGAGGGCCAGGTCTCCTACGGGAACATCAGCGTCAACACCGCCACCGACCTCTCCGTCAACGCCGTGTACGCACAGATGGCGGTCGACGTCGGCACCGCCAAGGTCAAGAAGACCGCCATCGACCTCGGGATCCCCGAGAACACCCCCAACTTCGTACCCGGCCCGGCCATGGCCCTCGGCACCCTGCAGGCCAGCGTCCTGGACATGACCCAGGCCTACGCCACCCTCGCCGACCACGGCCGACGCACCCCCTACACCTTCCTGGAAAGGATCACCAAAGGCGGCGCCACCATCGGCCTCCCCCAGCGCGCCCCCACCCAGGCCATCAGCCGCGAAGCCGCCGACACCACCACGTCCATGCTGGTCAGCGTCGTGGACAACGGCACCGGCACGGCCGCCCTCGCCGCCGGCCACCCGGCCGCGGGCAAGACCGGCACCGGCGAACTCGACCGCTCGGCCTGGTTCGCGGCCTACACCCCGGACCTGGTCACCGTGATCTCCATGATGGGCCAGGACCCGGACACCGGAACCCTGGAATCCCTCTACGGCGCCCTCGGCGAGGCCCGCATCGGCGGCGGCGGCTACCCCGCCCGGATCTGGGCCGCGTACACCAAGACCGCCCTGGAAGGCACCGACCCCGTCGACTTCGACCTGGAACTCCAGCCCGGCGCCGCCCCGCCCCCGCCGCCACCCAGCCCGGAATCCAACCCGCCGCAGGAGACCCCCGGCGAACCCTCGCCCAGCGCCCCCGAGCGCCCCACCCGACCCTCGCCGTCGAACCCGACGGGCGGCCGCAACCAGGGCGGCCAGAACAACGGGGGCCAGAACCAGGGCGGCCAGGACAACGGCGGCCCGGCGAACGGAGGCCAGGACAACGGCGGCCAAGACAACGGCGGCACCACCCAGGGCGGCGGCGACCAGGGCGGCACCACCCAGGGCACGCAAGGCAGCACCCAGGGCAGTGCGCAGGGCAGCGACGGAGGCCCCGCAGAAGGCCTGCGCCCGCCGTCGGCGTTCCTGGAATAG
- a CDS encoding PTS transporter subunit EIIC — MSVSSSKAAPQPSWRNKLFQGLQKMGRSLQLPIAVLPAAGILLRLGQPDVFGADGLQWTDVAKVMAGAGGALLDPDLGLPLLFCIGVAIGMAKKADGSTALAATAGFLVYRGVLHAFQKACPVGTKDIGGGCLGPNDTFVAYTYQNPGVFGGIIMGLLAAYFWQRYHRVKLVDWLGFFNGRRLVPIIMSFVAIAFAALCLWVWPPVGDALESFSDWLRGLGAWGGGIFGVANRALLVIGLHQFLNVPVWFQFGSYTAPDGKTYHGDINMFLHGDPTAGLFLTGFFPIMMFALPAAALAITHCAKPQRRKEVGGLMLSVALTSFVTGITEPLEYSFLFVAPALYAVHAVLTGASMAVSWGLGVKDGFSFSAGLIDYVINWNLATKPWLIVPIGLCFALVYYVVFRFAITKFDLATPGRESDEEIAAMESETTKA; from the coding sequence ATGAGCGTGAGCAGCTCCAAAGCAGCGCCACAACCGAGTTGGCGGAACAAGCTGTTCCAGGGGCTGCAGAAGATGGGGCGGAGCCTTCAGCTCCCCATCGCCGTACTGCCCGCGGCGGGCATCCTGTTGCGACTGGGTCAGCCGGACGTCTTCGGCGCGGACGGCCTGCAGTGGACGGACGTCGCCAAGGTGATGGCGGGCGCGGGCGGGGCGCTGCTCGACCCCGACCTCGGCCTGCCGCTCCTCTTCTGCATCGGCGTCGCCATCGGCATGGCGAAGAAGGCGGACGGCTCGACCGCCCTCGCGGCCACGGCGGGGTTCCTCGTCTACCGGGGGGTGCTGCACGCGTTCCAGAAGGCCTGCCCGGTGGGGACCAAGGACATCGGGGGCGGCTGCCTGGGGCCGAACGACACCTTCGTGGCGTACACGTACCAGAATCCCGGGGTCTTCGGCGGCATCATCATGGGGCTGCTGGCGGCCTACTTCTGGCAGCGGTACCACCGGGTGAAGTTGGTGGACTGGCTCGGCTTCTTCAACGGCCGGCGGCTGGTCCCGATCATCATGTCCTTCGTCGCGATCGCCTTCGCCGCGCTCTGCCTGTGGGTCTGGCCGCCGGTCGGGGACGCGCTGGAGAGCTTCTCCGACTGGCTGCGCGGGCTCGGCGCCTGGGGCGGCGGCATCTTCGGCGTCGCGAACCGCGCGCTGCTGGTGATCGGTCTGCACCAGTTCCTGAACGTGCCGGTCTGGTTCCAGTTCGGGTCGTACACGGCGCCGGACGGGAAGACGTACCACGGCGACATCAACATGTTCCTGCACGGCGACCCGACGGCGGGCCTGTTCCTGACCGGCTTCTTCCCGATCATGATGTTCGCGCTGCCGGCGGCGGCGCTGGCGATCACGCACTGCGCGAAGCCGCAGCGGCGCAAGGAGGTCGGCGGTCTGATGCTGTCGGTGGCGCTGACCTCGTTCGTCACCGGGATCACCGAGCCGCTGGAGTACTCCTTCCTCTTCGTCGCGCCCGCCCTGTACGCGGTGCACGCGGTGCTGACGGGTGCGTCCATGGCGGTGTCGTGGGGGTTGGGCGTCAAGGACGGCTTCAGCTTCTCGGCGGGCTTGATCGACTACGTCATCAACTGGAACCTGGCGACGAAGCCCTGGCTGATCGTTCCGATCGGCCTGTGCTTCGCGCTCGTCTACTACGTGGTGTTCCGCTTCGCGATCACGAAGTTCGACCTCGCGACGCCCGGCCGGGAGTCGGACGAGGAGATCGCGGCGATGGAGTCGGAGACCACCAAGGCCTGA
- a CDS encoding HNH endonuclease, which produces MSSGEERRTRERRYHGRRDTPDGEALREAVSASHSLAEVLRRLGHARSGTHRKALKQRIAEEGLSTSHFLGQAHQRGKPGTVPMKPASDILIKHDGKRRTRTHLLRRALREVGVPELCDTCGTPPEWGGRSMTLEIDHVNGDWSDDRQENLRLLCPNCHAITNTWCRGGVRGH; this is translated from the coding sequence ATGAGCAGCGGAGAAGAACGCCGCACGCGCGAACGCCGGTACCACGGGCGCCGCGACACGCCGGACGGAGAGGCGCTACGTGAGGCGGTCTCGGCGTCGCACTCGCTGGCGGAGGTCCTCCGGCGCCTGGGCCACGCCCGGTCCGGGACCCATCGCAAGGCGTTGAAGCAGCGGATAGCCGAGGAGGGCCTATCCACATCCCACTTCCTCGGGCAAGCACATCAGCGTGGCAAACCGGGGACCGTGCCGATGAAGCCCGCGTCGGACATCCTGATCAAGCATGACGGCAAGCGGCGGACACGCACACACCTGCTGCGGCGGGCGCTTCGCGAGGTGGGGGTTCCGGAGCTCTGCGACACGTGCGGAACGCCGCCCGAGTGGGGCGGGCGATCCATGACGTTGGAGATCGACCACGTGAACGGCGACTGGAGCGACGACCGCCAGGAGAATCTGCGCCTGCTGTGCCCCAACTGCCACGCGATCACCAACACCTGGTGCCGGGGAGGTGTGCGCGGCCACTGA
- a CDS encoding PTS transporter subunit EIIC, which yields MSTATAPSAEKKKGAGVMAVMQRIGRSLMLPVAVLPAGALLLRLGAGDMLGDADVFPTFVTKIAGYMAAGGGAILENMALLFAVGIAIGFAKKSDGSTALAAVTGYLVFKKVLATFTDGNLPQVEKVIDHKVALVDATVDAGVLGGVVMGIITALLYQKFYRTKLPDWAGFFGGRRLVPILSALAGLLAGIVFGLIWPVLGTGLHNFGEWLVGSGSVGAGIFGVANRALIPIGMHHLLNSFPWFQAGSFDTPTGAVHGDIGRFLAGDPTAGQFMTGFFPIMMFALPAACLAIVHCARPERRKVVGGMMLSLALTSFVTGVTEPIEFTFMFIAPVLYAIHAVLTGISLALTWALGMRDGFGFSAGLVDFLLNLGIAEKPWMLAGVGLCFAVVYYVVFRFAIVKFNLPTPGRESDEELAELLKAEAK from the coding sequence GTGTCCACGGCTACCGCCCCCTCGGCGGAAAAGAAGAAGGGCGCTGGCGTGATGGCCGTCATGCAGCGCATCGGCCGGAGCCTGATGCTCCCCGTTGCCGTGCTGCCTGCCGGCGCGCTCCTGCTCCGCCTGGGCGCGGGTGACATGCTCGGCGACGCCGACGTCTTCCCCACGTTCGTCACCAAGATCGCCGGCTATATGGCCGCGGGTGGTGGCGCCATCCTCGAGAACATGGCGCTGCTGTTCGCCGTGGGCATCGCCATCGGCTTCGCCAAGAAGTCGGACGGCTCCACCGCGCTGGCCGCCGTGACCGGTTACCTGGTCTTCAAGAAGGTCCTCGCCACCTTCACCGACGGCAACCTGCCGCAGGTCGAGAAGGTCATCGACCACAAGGTCGCCCTGGTGGACGCCACGGTCGACGCGGGTGTCCTCGGCGGTGTCGTGATGGGCATCATCACGGCCCTGCTCTACCAGAAGTTCTACCGGACCAAGCTGCCGGACTGGGCGGGCTTCTTCGGTGGTCGCCGCCTCGTCCCGATCCTGTCCGCCCTCGCCGGTCTGCTCGCCGGCATCGTCTTCGGTCTCATCTGGCCGGTCCTCGGTACGGGTCTGCACAACTTCGGTGAGTGGCTCGTCGGTTCCGGTTCCGTCGGCGCGGGCATCTTCGGTGTCGCCAACCGTGCGCTCATCCCGATCGGCATGCACCACCTGCTGAACTCCTTCCCGTGGTTCCAGGCCGGCTCCTTCGACACCCCGACCGGCGCCGTCCACGGTGACATCGGCCGCTTCCTCGCCGGTGACCCGACCGCCGGACAGTTCATGACCGGCTTCTTCCCGATCATGATGTTCGCCCTCCCGGCGGCCTGCCTCGCGATCGTCCACTGCGCCCGCCCCGAGCGCCGCAAGGTCGTCGGCGGCATGATGCTCTCCCTCGCGCTCACCTCCTTCGTCACCGGTGTGACCGAGCCGATCGAGTTCACCTTCATGTTCATCGCCCCGGTGCTGTACGCGATCCACGCGGTGCTGACCGGTATCTCCCTGGCCCTGACCTGGGCCCTGGGCATGCGCGACGGCTTCGGCTTCTCGGCCGGCCTCGTCGACTTCCTGCTGAACCTGGGCATCGCGGAGAAGCCCTGGATGCTGGCGGGCGTCGGTCTCTGCTTCGCAGTGGTCTACTACGTCGTCTTCCGCTTCGCGATCGTCAAGTTCAACCTCCCCACCCCGGGCCGCGAGTCCGACGAGGAGCTCGCGGAGCTGCTGAAGGCCGAGGCCAAGTAA
- a CDS encoding MBL fold metallo-hydrolase, which produces MKLTVVGCSGSFPSAESACSSYLVEADGFRLLLDMGNGALGELQRHIGLYDLDAIFLSHLHADHCIDMCAYFVARYYRHEGGRCGTIPVYGPEGTERRLTTAYDDVPDERSMSEVFDFRTLKSGTFEIGPFQVRTERVSHPVEAYGIRIEHGGRSLTYSGDTGTCPELGLLADSTDLFLCESSFTHGKEDIPGLHLNGREAGEYAAGGRVGRLVLTHIPPWTDPDQNLADARAVYDGPVDLAYSGAVYEV; this is translated from the coding sequence ATGAAGCTCACCGTCGTCGGCTGCTCGGGGTCGTTCCCGTCTGCGGAATCGGCCTGTTCGAGCTACCTCGTCGAGGCCGACGGCTTCCGGCTGCTCCTCGACATGGGCAACGGCGCCCTCGGCGAGCTCCAGCGACACATCGGCCTCTACGACCTCGACGCGATCTTCCTGAGCCACCTGCACGCCGACCACTGCATCGACATGTGCGCGTACTTCGTCGCCCGCTACTACCGGCACGAGGGCGGCCGCTGCGGCACCATCCCCGTCTACGGGCCCGAGGGCACCGAGCGCCGCCTGACCACCGCCTACGACGACGTCCCCGACGAGCGCTCGATGAGCGAGGTCTTCGACTTCCGCACCCTGAAGTCCGGGACCTTCGAGATCGGCCCGTTCCAGGTCCGCACCGAGCGGGTCTCCCACCCGGTCGAGGCGTACGGCATCCGCATCGAGCACGGCGGCCGCTCGCTCACGTACTCCGGGGACACCGGCACCTGCCCCGAGCTGGGCCTGCTCGCCGACAGCACCGACCTCTTCCTGTGCGAGTCCTCCTTCACGCACGGCAAGGAGGACATCCCGGGCCTCCACCTGAACGGCCGCGAGGCCGGCGAGTACGCGGCGGGCGGCAGAGTGGGCCGGCTCGTCCTCACCCACATCCCGCCGTGGACCGACCCCGACCAGAACCTCGCCGACGCCCGCGCGGTCTACGACGGCCCGGTCGACCTGGCGTACTCGGGTGCGGTCTACGAGGTCTGA
- the rdgB gene encoding RdgB/HAM1 family non-canonical purine NTP pyrophosphatase: MTSTPSRLILATRNAGKVSELRAILSDAGLPHELVGADAYPEIPDVKETGVTFAENALLKAHALARATGLPAVADDSGLCVDVLHGAPGIFSARWAGTHGDDKANLDLLLAQLGDIADENRGAHFACAAALALPDGTERVVEGRLLGTLRHTPSGTGGFGYDPILQPQGDTRTCAELTPAEKNAISHRGQAFRALVPFVRALLG, encoded by the coding sequence ATGACCTCGACGCCCAGCCGCCTCATCCTGGCCACCCGCAACGCGGGCAAAGTCTCCGAACTCCGCGCGATCCTGTCCGACGCCGGCCTGCCGCACGAGCTGGTCGGCGCGGACGCGTACCCCGAGATCCCGGACGTCAAGGAAACCGGCGTCACCTTCGCCGAGAACGCCCTCCTCAAGGCCCACGCCCTGGCCCGCGCCACCGGCCTGCCGGCGGTCGCCGACGACTCCGGCCTCTGCGTGGACGTCCTGCACGGCGCCCCCGGCATCTTCTCGGCCCGCTGGGCCGGCACCCACGGCGACGACAAGGCCAACCTGGACCTGCTGCTGGCCCAGCTCGGCGACATCGCCGACGAGAACCGCGGGGCCCACTTCGCGTGCGCGGCGGCCCTGGCCCTCCCGGACGGCACGGAACGCGTCGTCGAGGGCCGCCTCCTCGGCACCCTCCGCCACACCCCGTCCGGCACCGGCGGCTTCGGCTACGACCCGATCCTCCAGCCGCAGGGCGACACCCGCACGTGCGCGGAACTGACCCCGGCGGAGAAGAACGCCATCTCCCACCGCGGCCAGGCCTTCCGCGCCCTGGTCCCCTTCGTCCGCGCCCTCCTGGGCTGA
- the bcp gene encoding thioredoxin-dependent thiol peroxidase: MSERLQPGDTAPAFTLPDADGNEVSLADHKGRKVIVYFYPSALTPGCTKQACDFTDNLAFLTGHGYDVIGVSPDKPEKLAKFREKEDLKVTLVSDPEKETLTAYGAYGEKKLYGKTVTGVIRSTVVVDEEGKVEHAFYNVKATGHVAKIIKDLGL; the protein is encoded by the coding sequence ATGAGCGAGCGACTCCAGCCGGGCGACACCGCCCCCGCCTTCACCCTGCCCGATGCGGACGGCAACGAGGTCTCGCTCGCCGACCACAAGGGCCGCAAGGTGATCGTCTACTTCTACCCGTCCGCGCTGACCCCGGGCTGCACGAAGCAGGCCTGCGACTTCACGGACAACCTGGCCTTCCTGACGGGACACGGCTACGACGTCATCGGCGTGTCCCCGGACAAGCCGGAGAAGCTGGCGAAGTTCCGCGAGAAGGAGGACCTGAAGGTCACCCTGGTCAGCGACCCGGAGAAGGAGACGCTGACGGCGTACGGCGCGTACGGCGAGAAGAAGCTGTACGGCAAGACGGTCACCGGGGTCATCCGCTCCACGGTGGTCGTCGACGAGGAGGGCAAGGTCGAGCACGCCTTCTACAACGTCAAGGCCACGGGCCACGTAGCCAAGATCATCAAAGACCTGGGCCTCTGA
- a CDS encoding DMT family transporter, producing the protein MAWVLLLVAGLLEVGWSIGMKFTEGFTRLWPSVFTGAGIVASMVLLSYAAKTLPIGTAYGVWVGIGAAGAAVLGMAVLGEPVTAARIFFICLLLVAVVGLKATSGH; encoded by the coding sequence ATGGCATGGGTTCTGCTTCTCGTCGCCGGTCTGCTCGAAGTCGGCTGGTCGATCGGCATGAAGTTCACCGAAGGTTTCACCCGGCTGTGGCCGAGTGTGTTCACGGGTGCCGGGATCGTCGCGAGCATGGTGCTGCTGTCGTACGCCGCGAAGACCCTGCCCATCGGTACGGCGTACGGGGTGTGGGTGGGCATCGGCGCCGCCGGCGCGGCCGTGCTCGGCATGGCGGTGCTGGGTGAGCCCGTGACCGCCGCCCGGATCTTCTTCATCTGTCTGCTGCTGGTCGCCGTGGTGGGGCTGAAGGCGACCTCCGGTCACTGA
- a CDS encoding GroES family chaperonin, with the protein MSENTTHDKLPIRMLHDRVLVKSDLPEGERRSGGGILIPATAAVGKRLAWAEVVAVGQNVRTVEPGDRVLYDPEDRAEVEVRGATYVLMRERDLHAVAAERLEGSDDSTGLYL; encoded by the coding sequence GTGAGCGAGAACACCACCCACGACAAGCTGCCCATTCGCATGCTGCACGACCGCGTGCTCGTGAAGTCCGATCTGCCGGAGGGCGAGCGGCGCTCGGGCGGCGGCATCCTGATTCCTGCGACGGCCGCGGTGGGCAAGCGGCTGGCCTGGGCCGAGGTGGTCGCGGTCGGGCAGAACGTCCGGACGGTCGAGCCCGGTGACCGGGTGCTGTACGACCCCGAGGACCGTGCCGAGGTCGAGGTGCGCGGTGCGACGTACGTGCTGATGCGCGAGCGGGACCTGCACGCCGTGGCCGCGGAGCGGCTGGAGGGGTCGGACGACTCCACGGGGCTGTACCTCTGA
- the rph gene encoding ribonuclease PH — protein sequence MSRIDGRTPEQLRPVTIERGWSKHAEGSVLVSFGDTKVFCTASFTEGVPRWRKGSGEGWVTSEYSMLPRSTNTRGDRESVRGKIGGRTHEISRLIGRSLRAVIDYKALGENTIVLDCDVLQADGGTRTAAITGAYVALADAVAWGQKKKFIKAGRKPLTGTVAAVSVGIVDGVPLLDLCYEEDVRAETDMNVVCTGDGRFVEVQGTAEGEPFDRKELNALLDLAAGGCADLEAIQRGALEL from the coding sequence ATGTCTCGCATTGACGGCCGTACGCCCGAACAGCTCCGCCCGGTCACCATCGAACGCGGATGGAGCAAGCACGCCGAGGGCTCCGTCCTCGTCTCCTTCGGAGACACCAAGGTCTTCTGCACCGCCTCCTTCACCGAAGGCGTCCCGCGCTGGCGCAAGGGCAGCGGCGAAGGCTGGGTCACCTCCGAGTACTCGATGCTGCCCCGCTCCACCAACACCCGCGGCGACCGCGAATCCGTCCGCGGCAAGATCGGCGGCCGCACCCACGAGATCTCCCGCCTGATCGGCCGCTCCCTGCGCGCCGTCATCGACTACAAGGCCCTCGGCGAGAACACCATCGTCCTGGACTGCGACGTCCTCCAGGCCGACGGCGGCACCCGCACCGCCGCCATCACCGGCGCCTACGTCGCCCTGGCCGACGCCGTCGCCTGGGGCCAGAAGAAGAAGTTCATCAAGGCCGGCCGCAAGCCGCTCACCGGCACCGTCGCCGCCGTCAGCGTCGGCATCGTCGACGGCGTCCCGCTCCTCGACCTCTGCTACGAGGAGGACGTGCGCGCCGAGACCGACATGAACGTGGTCTGCACCGGCGACGGCCGCTTCGTCGAGGTCCAGGGCACCGCCGAGGGCGAGCCCTTCGACCGCAAGGAACTGAACGCCCTCCTCGACCTCGCCGCCGGCGGCTGCGCGGACCTGGAAGCCATCCAGCGGGGCGCGCTCGAGCTGTAA
- a CDS encoding DUF3618 domain-containing protein: protein MPEARTPAQIEADIVRRREQLAETLDEIGVRMHPKTIIGDAKARVASSVDQTAGRAFAAVNRLVTDLRDGLRHDDGAPRVDRIVPVALVAVSLVGLFVVSARRKRG from the coding sequence GTGCCGGAAGCCAGGACCCCCGCACAGATCGAGGCGGATATCGTCCGCCGCCGTGAGCAGCTCGCCGAGACGCTCGACGAGATCGGCGTGCGCATGCACCCGAAGACGATCATCGGGGACGCGAAGGCACGGGTCGCCTCGTCCGTCGACCAGACCGCCGGGCGGGCCTTCGCCGCGGTGAACCGGCTCGTGACGGATCTGCGGGACGGTCTGCGCCACGACGACGGGGCTCCGCGCGTCGACCGGATCGTGCCCGTCGCGCTGGTCGCGGTGAGCCTGGTCGGTCTGTTCGTGGTGTCGGCGCGCCGCAAGCGCGGATGA
- a CDS encoding HNH endonuclease signature motif containing protein translates to MPISPYTKERLAEAARTSRTLSEALEKLGVDPKGGSRRYLHDRMRKLGVDTSHFERPAAVKWTKEILAAAVADSTNMCQVLRHLGLEVVGGHHTHISRRVKAFDIDTSHFQLPSPAGRPKTRRSPESLLVKQHGPDARRMQSEHLKRALAALGVPEACRMCGTPPTWRGHPLPLEVDHVDGDWRNNLPENLRLLCPNCHSTTDTYRGRAKGRRR, encoded by the coding sequence ATGCCGATCAGCCCGTACACGAAGGAACGCCTGGCGGAGGCGGCGCGCACGTCGCGCACGCTGTCCGAGGCACTGGAGAAGCTGGGGGTCGACCCGAAGGGCGGCTCGCGGCGCTATCTGCACGACCGCATGCGGAAGCTGGGCGTGGACACGTCACACTTCGAGCGGCCGGCCGCCGTCAAGTGGACGAAGGAAATCCTGGCGGCGGCGGTCGCGGACTCGACGAACATGTGCCAGGTTCTGCGGCATCTCGGCCTGGAGGTCGTGGGTGGCCACCACACGCACATCAGCAGGAGGGTCAAGGCGTTCGACATAGACACCTCCCATTTCCAGCTGCCCTCTCCTGCCGGACGTCCCAAGACCCGGCGCAGCCCGGAGAGCCTTCTGGTCAAGCAGCACGGACCGGACGCCCGGCGCATGCAGAGCGAGCACCTGAAACGGGCACTGGCCGCGCTGGGAGTGCCTGAGGCGTGCCGGATGTGCGGCACGCCGCCGACCTGGCGGGGCCATCCGCTACCGCTGGAAGTGGACCACGTGGACGGCGACTGGCGGAACAACCTGCCCGAGAACCTGCGGCTGCTCTGCCCCAACTGCCACTCGACCACAGATACCTACCGCGGTCGCGCGAAGGGGCGCCGCCGATGA